The Aedes albopictus strain Foshan unplaced genomic scaffold, AalbF5 HiC_scaffold_765, whole genome shotgun sequence sequence CGTGGTGATTGTGTGCACACGATACTGGCGGGAGGTTGGGCTCTGGCAGTTCACATTTGTTCACAAATCAAACTTACAGTTACCAAATTACATTATTTTCATTTTGGATTACTGTGGCGTTAATGACTTGGGCAAAGGCATTGCTCGGCTCTGGCCAACTACTATCTGGGGGCTACGTTGGATGGTTTCGGTTCGTATGCTTGGTAGCCGTATGACCCGACATGAACTTAGTATGCATTATTACACGGAACTGTCCTACGGGTGTAGTTTGAAGTATCTTTTTCCGGAAGAAATTGCATTATATTGTACTGTCCAAAGTTCTCCTAAACCAAGCGCTCAACATCGCCTGTTAGCACTTGGAAGGACTTTCTTTGTGGTCCATTCTGCAGCAGTTCCTAACCGAATCTGCGCTAGATTTAGATGCCGCTGAATAGAGGAATCGTTGGCCTTTTATAATTCACTACCGACAAGGGCGATTGCATTGTTTCAATAGCGACTATTGATTGTTTTGTCAAGCGAACCCACACCATATGAGCGATGGGTGCTGCGACGACACGTTTTTGCCATGGCATTCCGAGTGCTAACCCGGTTTAGCAATGACAGGCCGCTGGCGAGACTCCTTTACTCGCCAAGTGGCCAAACGCTAGATTAGATTGTTTTTCGCAGTAGATGGAAAATGGCGTTTTGGAAACATGTTAccaaaaaattttacaatattttgcgAACACTCGGTTAGTGGACGACCATGACTGCATCCCTAACACAGACATCATAATCAAACACCGCGCAGTTGCCAGATTTACCTTCATTCATTCGTTTACCCTATCTAGTGAGTGTTACTCTATCTACCCATCGAGATGTCTGAAGTTGCCGCTGAAGCCGCTGCCGCAGCTCCTGCTGCCTCGCCTGCCAAGGCCAAGAAGCCAAGGGCCCCCAAGGGACAGGGCAAGCCGAAGAAGCCGTCGACTCATCCCCCAGTGAACGATATGGTTGTTGCTGCTATCAAAACCCTGAAGGAGCGCAACGGGTCGTCCCTGCAGGCCATCAAGAAGTACATCGCTGCCAACTACAAGTGCGATGTCGCCAAGCTGGCCCCATTCCTCAAGAAGGCCCTGAAGAACGGCGTCGAGAAGGGCAAGTTTGTCCAAACCAAAGGAACTGGCGCATCCGGATCGTTCAAGCTGAAGGCTGAGGCCAAGAAAGCCGCCGGCGAGAAAAAGCCCAAGAAGGCCGGTGAGAAGAAAGCCAAGAAGGCTACCGGAGAGAAGAAGAAGGCAGCCAAGAAACCAGCTGGCGAAAAGAAAGCCAAGAAACCAGCTGGCGAGAAGAAAGCCAAGAAGCCAGCTGCGGCGAAGAAAGCCAAAGCTGCTGGTGCAAAGGCCGCCAAGAAGGCCGGAGGTGTGAAGAAGGCTGCTGCCCCGAAGCAAAAGGCCACCAAACCTTCCAAGACTGCTGCCAAGAAGCCGAAGACCCCGAAGCCGAAGAAGGCCGCCCCAGCCAAGAAAGCTGCCGCAAAGAAGACCGCCGCCAAGAAGTAAGCGACAGCGCTGTATCGCCAGTCGCCATACTGCCAAACAGTATCCCACTATCAAatcagtccttttcaggactaccaGCTTTGATTTTACTGAAGAGTTGCACGGAATATCCTAACGGATGACAGATACAACTGCCTTTGTTCGTCCTCGTCAAGTaggcgtagtcctacgtcaaaacttgCACATTTAAATTCATGGCCATCTATCTCGGTCTGATTACTTTTTCGCAAAATAAATCCCGCAGATGCCAAGCCGGGAAAGAGACGCGTAAGCGCGGATCTAAAAATTCGAGTCGTCGCTTTCGTCGCCAACGTAGACAATCATTCGATTTCACGCCATGGTGCTAGTCGCAATACAATTCTACCGGATGCCAAGGTATAAAATACagccgtagtcctacgtcaaaacttaCCGGACCGAACTAGAAACGTAGCCCCACGCTACGCCGCTACAAGCATAGcagtcccatgtgcatttttggcaatgttGATATTTTGCCACTTATTGAATATTGAGCGTCACACTTCAATCAAACTCGAAATCAAACATGTCGAGTTTGGTTGATGTTTGAACACGATTtggcacttatacttcatagttgaggcAATTTACGctgtcgaactttggacgcgattttcccgattgtctgtttttgcacatgggacatttatgagCCCACCGGCAGTACGTTGATCTTTAAACATTTGAATTCATGTCATCTAAAATTGTAATAtgatcttctttttttttgtttttttttttttttttttttttgcggtccAATTTAACCATATGTACGGACCGATTCATACATGCTGCACCGAGGCGGATTGATATGCTGCTTTGAAATCCGTGATCGAGATGCACGTTGCCTCCAATGCGGTACAGCCACGAACGATGCTCGTACGCCATTGAAGTCCCGGGTAGGGAAGCATGCACATGATTGAAACGGTTTCATTCGTTTGGAAAAGTTTGCCGGCTTTACTGGACATTAAGCTTGTAAATTTGTAAAACCAATCATAACCTAACCTGGATTACGTTGGATTTGTTTCGTTATGGTGTTCAGTCGTAATCTAAACTGGATTACGTTGATCTGTTTCGTTATTGTGTTCAGCCTGGAACGTTCCAGCGCTCGATTGATGGCAGCGTGGCATTACAAATGGAGATGACTAGTGCACATTGTCTGGCGTGTTGCATACATAAAATCAAACATCGCCAACGCAGATGTGTACGCACTCTCGCTGCTGGTTTGTGTGGCAGAAAATTGACCCTTCAACTCTTTTGTGAATACgttcggtggccctgaaaagggccgtttttGTACAAGCAGAAAAAAACGAATGTGATTTAACCTCCGAAACCGTACAGAGTGCGTCCCTGTCGCTTCAGAGCGTAGACAACATCCATAGCGGTAACGGTTTTGCGCTTGGCGTGTTCAGTGTAGGTGACGGCATCACGGATGACGttttccaggaacaccttcagcaCACCACGAGTTTCCTCGTAGATGAGACCGGAGATACGCTTGACTCCACCACGACGTGCCAGACGACGGATGGCAGGCTTGGTGATACCCTGGATGTTATCACGCAAGACCTTGCGATGACGCTTGGCGCCTCCTTTTCCGAGTCCTTTACCTCCCTTGCCACGGCCAGTCATTTTGGATGTTTGCTTCTGTGCTCGACTACGGTTGCAACGAAACTGATGCTATTCGACCGCGATGTTTGCCGCTTTTATACCTACGCGAGGGGTTACTTCTTCCTGCCATTCGTGCTCTTCCTATTCTTTCGGGGCTTGTGATTGGTTCGCTGCGATGAAGCGAGCATATAAAAGAGGACAACCAAAAGTTGACCCTCATTCTATCGCATCGTTTCAACGTATTCGTTTGGATTCCTAATCTACGATGGCTCGTACCAAGCAAACTGCCCGTAAGTCCACCGGAGGAAAAGCTCCTCGCAAGCAGCTGGCCACCAAGGCTGCTCGCAAGAGTGCCCCAGCCACCGGAGGAGTCAAGAAGCCCCACCGTTATCGGCCAGGAACTGTCGCTCTGCGTGAAATTCGTCGCTACCAGAAATCCACTGAGCTGCTGATCCGCAAGCTCCCATTCCAGCGTCTGGTTCGTGAAATCGCTCAGGACTTCAAGACTGACCTGCGCTTCCAGAGCTCGGCCGTCATGGCCCTGCAGGAAGCTAGCGAGGCCTACCTGGTCGGTCTGTTCGAAGATACCAACCTGTGCGCCATCCACGCTAAGCGTGTCACGATCATGCCCAAGGACATCCAGCTGGCTCGTCGCATCCGTGGAGAACGCGCTTAAATTTGTTCTGCGTTATTTATTGCTCTAaaaaacggcccttttcagggccactatACAACTTTCCCAAAAGAGTTGACGGGAATTTCCTTCCACTGGTGGAGTTGGAGTGCTGGAGTAGTGGCAGTCCCCTGGTAGTATGTGAAATAAATGAGCAGTGACAATCCCCTGTACGATGTGATGATAACTAACGGGTCAAGTTAGTTGTGATGTGTGATGGACAAGAAGAGCGACGACGCATTTATGCTGATGAATATGTACGTTTGCTATTGTTGTTTAGTCCGTACTAGGCACTGTTTGTAAATAACTTTCTCCTGTGACACGCAATCTCGGCACAGGTACTAGACGATAGAATGATTCGGTACCGTAGGAGGGCTGCACTGTGCTGCGATTACGACAAACATGGCCCTCCTAGCCACCGTTTTCCGTCTGTCCGTTATGCTTTTCTATATTGTATCCCATCGCAGCCAGAGCTAGACGAAGCTGGCGAGCAGGTAACGACATTTTCGGTCCGTTCAAAACTAACACAGCCGGACGGATAGGTAAAGAAAACCCCGCTATCGTTAAGGCAAGCCTTTTCCTTTGCAGGTACGATAGCAATACGATTGCTGCTGCAGATTTACGATTTACCTCCATTCGTATGGGCATCGCTTACAGTACAAACTGAGTCGATTCCGATAAATTTTAGTGGCAAACTGTATCGCAGTACGCGAAAGTTACCACGTGTCTACACAGTATACAACATTCTACTTTATGGGCACACATTTCTCACTCATTCGCTCTGTTCCTGTACTTCCTGTTTAACCGCCCAGTACACGGGGACTGAGGCATACTAACAGTCAGAGTAAGAAACGAGTGTTTTACACCGTAATGTAATCAAATTCAAAACAACTCTCTATCCGGGAAATGAATATTgtcgtcctgaaaaggacggttTTGGTTTGATGCACGTGGTCGTCGAACGAGCGGAAAGTAATTTAGGCCTTCTTTTCGGTCTTCTTGGGCAGCAGAACAGCCTGGATGTTTGGCAGGACACCACCCTGGGCAATGGTGACGCCAGACAGCAGTTTGTTCAATTCTTCGTCGTTGCGGATGGCCAACTGCAGATGACGGGGGATGATTCTGGTTTTCTTGTTGTCACGAGCAGCGTTTCCTGCCAACTCGAGGACTTCAGCAGCCAGATACTCCATCACGGCAGCCAAGTAGACGGGGGCACCGGCACCGACACGCTCGGCATAGTTGCCCTTCCTCAGCAGACGGTGGATACGACCGACCGGGAACTGCAATCCAGCACGGTTGGAACGGGACTTTGCCTTTCCCTTAACTTTGCCTCCTTTGCCGCGGCCAGACATTGTGAGTTGGTAGTGTTGAGTTTTACTAACGGAGATACGTTCACAAAGCGTACGTAAGCTGTACTGATGGCGAATCCACGGAACGGAGGTTATTTTATACCTGCGTAGCACAGCGCCGTACCCATACCAGGGAGGGGAAAGCGAAACGAATAAAATGACAAACAAACTAAAGGGGCAGGACAGTGCTCGCtattctaggggtataaaagagaACCACTCCACTCGGTAGGCATCAGTTTCAGTTTCCTTTTGGATCGATAACAACCTCAACGTAGCACGATGGCACCGAAAACCAGCGGAAAGGCCGCCAAGAAATCCGGCAAGGCCCAGAAGAACATTGTCAAGGgtgacaagaagaagaagaagcagcgcAGGAAGGAAAGCTACGCTATCTACATCTACAAGGTGTTGAAGCAAGTCCACCCGGACACTGGCGTCTCGTCGAAGGCTATGAGCATCATGAACAGCTTCGTCAACGACATCTTCGAACGCATTGCCGCCGAAGCCTCCCGTCTGGCTCACTACAACAAGCGCTCGACTATCACCTCTCGCGAAATTCAGACCGCCGTCCGTCTTCTGCTCCCAGGAGAGTTGGCCAAGCACGCCGTTTCCGAAGGCACCAAGGCCGTCACCAAGTACACCAGCTCCAAGTAAATGACGACCAGTACCGGATAATCGCATCAAAACCAaaaggcccttttcagggccactatACCATTCCAAAAAAgagttaattttgaaataatGACCCTTCGAACCGACTTGCGACACTTACGACCCATTCAGGGACGTACCCTACACACATTTTTTGCTGCACATGAGTGGAACAAACCAACCCTGAGCAAGCTTTGGCTTAGCAAACTgctgttcagctagttctgtttctcgGGTGCTCACCTTTAGCAAAGAGATGATCGATTTTCCAACCAGACGGCCTTGGGAGTGGGGTTTCCATAGGAATCATGGGAAACATTGAACATTTTACAAAGCATACTGAGAATTTTCTCGAACCGACTGTAACACTACTACGACTCATCCCTCTCCCTGTGCCAAGCAGGGATGGCGACGATTTACTGCTGCCACTGTGACATGCTTGCAGCtagttgaaataattaaaaaaaaaaaaaaaggctcgtcgcataacttgacgctcaaataaccatcattcagtcatcagcaatcgtcAATTATTGAAAACCAGTTTTCTTGCTCGAAATCCAAAAACCgtcaatgaaaattatttcactgctaTCCGGATGCAGGGTAGAGTtcagtgataaattttcattaccATTGGTTGTGATTTCCTGCTTTTGATTTTCTGGTAAAGGATGATGGTCTGTTTCCTCTTAAGGCTTTACGGGGCGTCATGCTTACATGTGATGAACAATCGACTAAGTTTTCAGTTGGATCAGTCCACTGGAACTGGAGATTTGCATCGTCAAACTTTCGAGGGTAATGGTGGTGAAAGAGACGGAAGATAGCAAAATTAGCAcggtgtcccgtatcaccttaactaaatgtgcattttccGCATTTCCAATACTTCTCACGCCGCGGAGGGTTGCCTAGGTTGCTATCAGACTCGTGTGACGTAGGGCATAGAATCGCCGACCAACGGTCCAATGTCAGCACAACCGGGGCATGCCATTTCCACTATCAAGCGTTTGAGGTGAAATCCACCGGAAATGCGTAGCGTCCACGGTCAGGGTCTAACAAAGCATCGTCAGGATCATCGTGACGTTGATGTCCCGATCGGACAATCCTCCAGGTTCCGGAGAAAGAAGTCCGGATCGTTGCTGtgctattattataaacctttgcacGTACTGCAAACAAGACAGCAATTCTGCCCAGTTATGATAGTTTATTTATGGTGGACTGGACAGTTCCGCACCACGGTGAATATCCTCGTGGTGATTGTGTGCACACGATACTGGCGGGAGGCTGGGCTCTGGCAGTTCACATTTGTTCACAAATCAAACTTACAGTTACCAAATTACATTATTTTCATTTTGGATTACTGTGGCGTTAATGACTTGGGCAAAGGCATTGCTCGGCTCTGGCCAACTACTATCTGGGGGCTACGTTGGATGGTTTCGGTTCGTATGCTTGGTAGCCGTATGACCCGACATGAACTTAGTATGCATTATTACACGGAACTGTCCTACGGGTGTAGTTTGAAGTATCTTTTTCCGGAAGAAATTGCATTATATTGTACTGTCCAAAGTTCTCCTAAACCAAGCGCTCAACATCGCCTGTTAGCACTTGGAAGGACTTTCTTTGTGGTCCATTCTGCAGCAGTTCCTAACCGAATCTGCGCTAGATTTAGATGCCGCTGAATAGAGGAATCGTTGGCCTTTTATAATTCACTACCGACAAGGGCGATTGCATTGTTTCAATAGCGACTATTGATTGTTTTGTCAAGCGAACCCACACCATATGAGCGATGGGTGCTGCGACGACACGTTTTTGCCATGGCATTCCGAGTGCTAACCCGGTTTAGCAATGACAGGCCGCTGGCGAGACTCCTTTACTCGCCAAGTGGCCAAACGCTAGATTAGATTGTTTTTCGCAGTAGATGGAAAATGGCGTTTTGGAAACATGTTAccaaaaaattttacaatattttgcgAACACTCGGTTAGTGGACGACCATGACTGCATCCCTAACACAGACATCATAATCAAACACCGCGCAGTTGCCAGATTTACCTTCATTCATTCGTTTACCCTATCTAGTGAGTGTTACTCTATCTACCCATCGAGATGTCTGAAGTTGCCGCTGAAGCCGCTGCCGCAGCTCCTGCTGCCTCGCCTGCCAAGGCCAAGAAGCCAAGGGCCCCCAAGGGACAGGGCAAGCCGAAGAAGCCGTCGACTCATCCCCCAGTGAACGATATGGTTGTTGCTGCTATCAAAACCCTGAAGGAGCGCAACGGGTCGTCCCTGCAGGCCATCAAGAAGTACATCGCTGCCAACTACAAGTGCGATGTCGCCAAGCTGGCCCCATTCCTCAAGAAGGCCCTGAAGAACGGCGTCGAGAAGGGCAAGTTTGTCCAAACCAAAGGAACTGGCGCATCCGGATCGTTCAAGCTGAAGGCTGAGGCCAAGAAAGCCGCCGGCGAGAAAAAGCCCAAGAAGGCCGGTGAGAAGAAAGCCAAGAAGGCTACCGGAGAGAAGAAGAAGGCAGCCAAGAAACCAGCTGGCGAAAAGAAAGCCAAGAAACCAGCTGGCGAGAAGAAAGCCAAGAAGCCAGCTGCGGCGAAGAAAGCCAAAGCTGCTGGTGCAAAGGCCGCCAAGAAGGCCGGAGGTGTGAAGAAGGCTGCTGCCCCGAAGCAAAAGGCCACCAAACCTTCCAAGACTGCTGCCAAGAAGCCGAAGACCCCGAAGCCGAAGAAGGCCGCCCCAGCCAAGAAAGCTGCCGCAAAGAAGACCGCCGCCAAGAAGTAAGCGACAGCGCTGTATCGCCAGTCGCCATACTGCCAAACAGTATCCCACTATCAAatcagtccttttcaggactaccaGCTTTGATTTTACTGAAGAGTTGCACGGAATATCCTAACGGATGACAGATACAACTGCCTTTGTTCGTCCTCGTCAAGTaggcgtagtcctacgtcaaaacttgCACATTTAAATTCATGGCCATCTATCTCGGTCTGATTACTTTTTCGCAAAATAAATCCCGCAGATGCCAAGCCGGGAAAGAGACGCGTAAGCGCGGATCTAAAAATTCGAGTCGTCGCTTTCGTCGCCAACGTAGACAATCATTCGATTTCACGCCATGGTGCTAGTCGCAATACAATTCTACCGGATGCCAAGGTATAAAATACagccgtagtcctacgtcaaaacttaCCGGACCGAACTAGAAACGTAGCCCCACGCTACGCCGCTACAAGCATAGcagtcccatgtgcatttttggcaatgttGATATTTTGCCACTTATTGAATATTGAGCGTCACACTTCAATCAAACTCGAAATCAAACATGTCGAGTTTGGTTGATGTTTGAACACGATTtggcacttatacttcatagttgaggcAATTTACGctgtcgaactttggacgcgattttcccgattgtctgtttttgcacatgggacatttatgagCCCACCGGCAGTACGTTGATCTTTAAACATTTGAATTCATGTCATCTAAAATTGTAATAtgatcttctttttttttgtttttttttttttttttttttttgcggtccAATTTAACCATATGTACGGACCGATTCATACATGCTGCACCGAGGCGGATTGATATGCTGCTTTGAAATCCGTGATCGAGATGCACGTTGCCTCCAATGCGGTACAGCCACGAACGATGCTCGTACGCCATTGAAGTCCCGGGTAGGGAAGCATGCACATGATTGAAACGGTTTCATTCGTTTGGAAAAGTTTGCCGGCTTTACTGGACATTAAGCTTGTAAATTTGTAAAACCAATCATAACCTAACCTGGATTACGTTGGATTTGTTTCGTTATGGTGTTCAGTCGTAATCTAAACTGGATTACGTTGATCTGTTTCGTTATTGTGTTCAGCCTGGAACGTTCCAGCGCTCGATTGATGGCAGCGTGGCATTACAAATGGAGATGACTAGTGCACATTGTCTGGCGTGTTGCATACATAAAATCAAACATCGCCAACGCAGATGTGTACGCACTCTCGCTGCTGGTTTGTGTGGCAGAAAATTGACCCTTCAACTCTTTTGTGAATACgttcggtggccctgaaaagggccgtttttGTACAAGCAGAAAAAAACGAATGTGATTTAACCTCCGAAACCGTACAGAGTGCGTCCCTGTCGCTTCAGAGCGTAGACAACATCCATAGCGGTAACGGTTTTGCGCTTGGCGTGTTCAGTGTAGGTGACGGCATCACGGATGACGttttccaggaacaccttcagcaCACCACGAGTTTCCTCGTAGATGAGACCGGAGATACGCTTGACTCCACCACGACGTGCCAGACGACGGATGGCAGGCTTGGTGATACCCTGGATGTTATCACGCAAGACCTTGCGATGACGCTTGGCGCCTCCTTTTCCGAGTCCTTTACCTCCCTTGCCACGGCCAGTCATTTTGGATGTTTGCTTCTGTGCTCGACTACGGTTGCAACGAAACTGATGCTATTCGACCGCGATGTTTGCCGCTTTTATACCTACGCGAGGGGTTACTTCTTCCTGCCATTCGTGCTCTTCCTATTCTTTCGGGGCTTGTGATTGGTTCGCTGCGATGAAGCGAGCATATAAAAGAGGACAACCAAAAGTTGACCCTCATTCTATCGCATCGTTTCAACGTATTCGTTTGGATTCCTAATCTACGATGGCTCGTACCAAGCAAACTGCCCGTAAGTCCACCGGAGGAAAAGCTCCTCGCAAGCAGCTGGCCACCAAGGCTGCTCGCAAGAGTGCCCCAGCCACCGGAGGAGTCAAGAAGCCCCACCGTTATCGGCCAGGAACTGTCGCTCTGCGTGAAATTCGTCGCTACCAGAAATCCACTGAGCTGCTGATCCGCAAGCTCCCATTCCAGCGTCTGGTTCGTGAAATCGCTCAGGACTTCAAGACTGACCTGCGCTTCCAGAGCTCGGCCGTCATGGCCCTGCAGGAAGCTAGCGAGGCCTACCTGGTCGGTCTGTTCGAAGATACCAACCTGTGCGCCATCCACGCTAAGCGTGTCACGATCATGCCCAAGGACATCCAGCTGGCTCGTCGCATCCGTGGAGAACGCGCTTAAATTTGTTCTGCGTTATTTATTGCTCTAaaaaacggcccttttcagggccactatACAACTTTCCCAAAAGAGTTGACGGGAATTTCCTTCCACTGGTGGAGTTGGAGTGCTGGAGTAGTGGCAGTCCCCTGGTAGTATGTGAAATAAATGAGCAGTGACAAT is a genomic window containing:
- the LOC109407175 gene encoding histone H1-like — protein: MSEVAAEAAAAAPAASPAKAKKPRAPKGQGKPKKPSTHPPVNDMVVAAIKTLKERNGSSLQAIKKYIAANYKCDVAKLAPFLKKALKNGVEKGKFVQTKGTGASGSFKLKAEAKKAAGEKKPKKAGEKKAKKATGEKKKAAKKPAGEKKAKKPAGEKKAKKPAAAKKAKAAGAKAAKKAGGVKKAAAPKQKATKPSKTAAKKPKTPKPKKAAPAKKAAAKKTAAKK
- the LOC115255220 gene encoding histone H4, whose amino-acid sequence is MTGRGKGGKGLGKGGAKRHRKVLRDNIQGITKPAIRRLARRGGVKRISGLIYEETRGVLKVFLENVIRDAVTYTEHAKRKTVTAMDVVYALKRQGRTLYGFGG
- the LOC109397481 gene encoding histone H2A, whose protein sequence is MSGRGKGGKVKGKAKSRSNRAGLQFPVGRIHRLLRKGNYAERVGAGAPVYLAAVMEYLAAEVLELAGNAARDNKKTRIIPRHLQLAIRNDEELNKLLSGVTIAQGGVLPNIQAVLLPKKTEKKA
- the LOC115255208 gene encoding histone H2B — protein: MAPKTSGKAAKKSGKAQKNIVKGDKKKKKQRRKESYAIYIYKVLKQVHPDTGVSSKAMSIMNSFVNDIFERIAAEASRLAHYNKRSTITSREIQTAVRLLLPGELAKHAVSEGTKAVTKYTSSK